The following proteins are encoded in a genomic region of Campylobacter showae CSUNSWCD:
- a CDS encoding LPS-assembly protein LptD has protein sequence MFTRIFLLLMFGAFSCFAAQNFELLADDVKRDKGIVTADKNVLVYSQDYLMSADRAVYDQQKEILELFGNVNLIRNKDEISRCSYAKIDLNSKDSNYETLFMMNRDMEVWMQSDESSSTSKFYEVNGAVVSSCNVQDPDWKIKFSSGKLNRESKFLHLFNPVFYIGNVPVFYLPYFGFSTDTRRRTGLLPPEFGYGKNDGFYYKQPIYIAEYDSWDLQFDPQIRTRRGTGIYGTFRFADSPYSKGSVTLGAFRDTEGYRQRQIEKNSLRLPLKNKTHKGVDVKYERDRLVKHLINEDLQEGLWLDATALNDIDYINLKKRGSGSDDNPLVTSKLNYFLSSDKHYFGAYARYYVNTSKIGSPNENKDTLQEYPSFQYHKYTDSFILPNVLYSVDLYSHNYTRKIGVKATQYEFNLPVSFHLPLADDYLKFSYYHYLYATHVDYAKKMYRPTGDEDRSANYIENYHKFSLQTDLAKAYESFYHSLNLGMDYVVKAYNKGDLPDEYETAESDGNVYIYDMLGRKYQSFINPQHTRDEVSVRATQYFFNEDGRKFLRHTISQGYYTKENKRSNLKNIIGWYPLPNLSFYNRLEYSYDNKYFEKVQSGASYTNDKFGASLWHTMQRKNAQEKQNYLHLNGYVELPHNYRLFSGTQYDLERDYNKQWQLGVSHRRKCWNYTFIYEEELEPTTTTSGTAAKKSRGVYFFINFYPMGGVHYDFSVGQTTQGS, from the coding sequence ATGTTTACTAGAATTTTTTTGTTACTAATGTTTGGGGCTTTTAGTTGCTTTGCGGCTCAAAATTTCGAGCTTTTGGCCGATGACGTAAAACGCGATAAGGGTATAGTTACTGCAGATAAAAATGTGCTTGTGTATTCGCAAGATTATTTGATGAGCGCAGACAGAGCCGTTTACGATCAGCAAAAAGAGATCTTGGAGCTTTTCGGTAACGTAAATTTGATAAGAAACAAGGACGAAATCTCGCGCTGCTCATACGCAAAGATCGACCTAAATAGTAAAGATAGTAACTACGAAACGCTATTTATGATGAACCGAGATATGGAAGTATGGATGCAAAGCGACGAGAGTAGCAGCACGTCTAAATTTTACGAGGTAAACGGCGCGGTCGTATCAAGCTGCAATGTCCAAGATCCGGACTGGAAGATTAAATTTAGCAGCGGTAAATTAAACCGCGAGAGTAAATTTTTACACCTTTTTAATCCGGTATTTTACATTGGAAACGTACCTGTATTTTATTTGCCGTATTTTGGTTTTTCAACCGATACTCGCAGACGCACCGGCCTTTTACCGCCGGAGTTTGGTTACGGCAAAAACGACGGATTTTACTACAAACAGCCTATTTATATCGCCGAATACGACAGCTGGGACTTGCAGTTTGACCCTCAAATTCGCACTAGGCGCGGTACGGGCATATACGGCACGTTTAGGTTTGCCGACTCTCCTTATTCTAAGGGCTCGGTGACACTTGGCGCATTTAGAGATACCGAGGGCTACCGACAAAGACAGATCGAGAAAAACTCGCTAAGACTCCCACTAAAAAATAAAACGCATAAGGGCGTTGATGTAAAATATGAGCGCGATAGGCTCGTCAAGCACCTGATAAACGAGGATTTGCAAGAGGGCTTGTGGCTCGATGCGACAGCGTTAAACGATATCGATTATATAAATTTGAAAAAACGAGGCTCTGGTAGCGACGACAATCCTTTGGTAACGTCTAAGCTAAACTATTTTCTAAGCAGCGATAAACATTACTTTGGAGCATATGCTAGATATTATGTAAATACCTCAAAAATCGGTAGTCCGAATGAAAATAAAGACACGCTTCAAGAGTATCCAAGCTTTCAGTATCACAAATATACCGATAGTTTCATCTTGCCGAACGTGCTTTATTCGGTCGATTTATACTCGCACAACTACACGAGAAAAATCGGCGTAAAAGCAACGCAGTATGAATTTAACTTACCGGTTTCATTTCATTTGCCTTTAGCGGACGATTATCTTAAATTCTCGTATTATCACTATTTATACGCCACACACGTAGATTATGCAAAGAAAATGTACCGTCCGACAGGAGATGAGGATAGGAGTGCAAACTATATAGAAAATTATCATAAATTTTCGCTCCAGACCGACTTAGCTAAGGCTTACGAGAGCTTTTATCATAGTTTAAATTTGGGCATGGATTATGTAGTGAAAGCCTATAATAAAGGCGATTTGCCTGATGAATACGAGACTGCCGAAAGCGATGGCAACGTATATATTTATGATATGCTTGGACGAAAATACCAAAGTTTTATCAATCCCCAGCATACTAGAGATGAGGTTTCCGTCAGAGCGACGCAGTATTTCTTCAACGAAGACGGAAGAAAATTTTTGCGCCATACGATTTCGCAGGGTTATTACACTAAAGAAAACAAGCGCTCAAATTTGAAAAACATCATCGGCTGGTATCCTTTGCCGAATTTATCTTTTTACAACAGACTCGAATACTCTTATGATAATAAATACTTTGAAAAAGTTCAAAGCGGCGCGAGCTATACGAATGATAAATTCGGCGCTAGCCTCTGGCACACGATGCAAAGAAAAAATGCGCAGGAAAAGCAAAACTATCTGCATCTAAACGGCTACGTCGAGCTTCCGCATAACTATAGGCTATTTAGCGGTACTCAGTATGACCTTGAGCGCGACTATAATAAGCAGTGGCAGCTAGGCGTCTCTCACCGCAGAAAGTGCTGGAACTACACGTTTATCTACGAAGAGGAGCTTGAACCGACTACGACTACCAGCGGAACGGCCGCCAAAAAATCAAGAGGTGTTTACTTCTTTATAAATTTCTATCCGATGGGCGGCGTGCATTACGACTTTTCAGTAGGACAGACGACGCAAGGTAGCTGA
- the purD gene encoding phosphoribosylamine--glycine ligase → MKILIIGSGGREYSIALRLQESRKHELFFAPGNGATSKLGTNLNIKDYNQLAEFAETEQIELTIVGPEAPLSDGVVDIFKARNLNIFGPSKSAARLEGSKAFMKDFLARNAIRTAAYLNTDDYDSAAKFIDSLTAPVVVKADGLCAGKGVIIAQSRDEAKATARDMLSGESFGEAGKRVVVEEFLDGFELSFFAICDGENFVSLPVAQDHKRLKDNDEGPNTGGMGAYAPSPLASQELIRQVEEEVVEPTLKGMKAEGNPFCGVLFVGLMVVKGVPYVLEFNVRFGDPECEVLMPLIDGDLGEILLNAAKGNLKPVKLKDEFAVGVVMASNNYPFSSSPKAKISVKNVPENSHIAYAGVSEQGGEIYADGGRVLVCIGLGKSIKQAQQKAYELCENVEFDGAQYRKDIAWQMLKGRE, encoded by the coding sequence ATGAAAATTTTGATAATCGGAAGCGGCGGGCGCGAATACTCAATAGCTCTTAGACTTCAAGAATCCCGCAAACACGAGCTTTTTTTTGCTCCAGGCAATGGAGCCACCTCAAAGCTCGGCACAAATCTAAACATCAAAGACTATAATCAGCTCGCAGAATTTGCCGAGACGGAGCAGATAGAACTAACGATCGTCGGTCCCGAAGCGCCGTTAAGCGACGGCGTCGTGGATATATTTAAGGCGCGAAATTTAAACATTTTTGGACCAAGTAAGTCTGCGGCTAGACTCGAGGGTAGCAAGGCGTTTATGAAGGATTTTTTAGCTAGAAACGCTATCCGAACGGCTGCTTATCTAAATACCGACGATTACGATTCTGCCGCTAAATTTATCGACTCTCTTACTGCTCCCGTCGTCGTCAAGGCCGACGGACTGTGCGCCGGCAAAGGCGTGATAATCGCGCAAAGCCGCGATGAAGCAAAGGCCACGGCTCGCGATATGCTAAGCGGCGAGAGCTTTGGCGAGGCCGGTAAACGCGTGGTTGTGGAGGAGTTTTTAGACGGATTCGAGCTTAGCTTTTTTGCTATTTGCGACGGCGAAAATTTCGTCAGCCTGCCCGTAGCGCAGGATCATAAACGCCTAAAAGATAACGACGAGGGACCAAATACTGGCGGTATGGGTGCGTACGCTCCTAGTCCTCTAGCAAGCCAAGAGCTAATAAGACAGGTTGAAGAAGAGGTTGTAGAACCGACCTTAAAAGGCATGAAAGCCGAGGGAAATCCTTTTTGCGGCGTGCTTTTTGTGGGACTTATGGTGGTTAAGGGTGTGCCGTACGTACTCGAGTTTAACGTGCGTTTCGGCGATCCGGAGTGTGAAGTGCTAATGCCGCTGATCGACGGCGATCTGGGCGAAATTTTGTTAAACGCGGCAAAAGGCAATCTAAAGCCCGTAAAATTAAAAGACGAATTTGCTGTAGGCGTCGTGATGGCTAGTAATAATTATCCTTTTTCAAGCTCGCCTAAGGCTAAAATAAGCGTAAAAAACGTGCCTGAAAACTCGCACATAGCTTACGCAGGCGTAAGCGAGCAGGGAGGTGAGATCTACGCGGACGGCGGACGGGTACTCGTATGCATAGGTTTAGGTAAAAGCATAAAGCAAGCCCAGCAAAAGGCCTATGAGCTGTGCGAAAACGTAGAATTTGACGGTGCGCAGTACCGAAAAGATATTGCCTGGCAAATGCTAAAAGGACGTGAATGA
- a CDS encoding RDD family protein, protein MSRSVIDKLENENITLASIGKRAVAWGIDKFLISFLFYAVYYEKFDGLDYEQISALAMEMIPQIVLLEVIYQTFFTWYCGASIGKVAMKIVCVDIDLLDKPSLLNSLTRSLVRIIGENAFFLGFAWAFSNPLFQTWQDKAAKTVVINVY, encoded by the coding sequence ATGAGCAGGAGCGTCATAGACAAGCTCGAAAATGAAAATATTACGCTCGCTAGCATCGGTAAAAGAGCCGTCGCATGGGGGATAGATAAATTTCTCATCTCATTTTTGTTCTATGCTGTCTACTACGAAAAATTTGACGGACTAGACTACGAGCAGATCAGTGCACTAGCTATGGAAATGATACCGCAGATCGTTTTGCTCGAGGTTATTTATCAGACGTTTTTTACGTGGTATTGTGGCGCTAGTATTGGCAAGGTCGCGATGAAGATCGTGTGCGTGGATATCGATCTGCTCGATAAGCCAAGCTTGCTAAATTCTCTCACTCGATCTTTGGTTCGCATCATCGGTGAAAACGCATTTTTCCTAGGTTTTGCATGGGCGTTTTCAAATCCATTATTTCAAACGTGGCAAGATAAGGCCGCGAAAACGGTAGTTATAAATGTTTACTAG
- a CDS encoding uroporphyrinogen-III synthase, with product MIYLVGSNLEFDGVKTLVLNEIKFNKFSVNLAEFETLVLTSKNSVNALRFNQISPTDLQIYSIGEGTSHAASEFGFAQIYTAKNAHGNDFAAEIAPFIKGKKTLFLRALETASSVGEILRKSGVNLTQIIAYENVFKPLNEEQKPPKNSAIIFTSPSAVRNFTRNFGWDESYKAVSIGLTTAKELEAFASPIVSAQQNINACVSLAKTLL from the coding sequence ATGATCTATCTAGTCGGGTCAAATTTGGAATTTGATGGCGTAAAGACGCTGGTTTTAAACGAGATAAAATTTAATAAATTTAGCGTAAATTTGGCCGAATTTGAGACGCTGGTTTTGACCTCCAAAAACTCCGTAAACGCGCTAAGATTTAATCAAATTTCGCCTACAGATTTGCAAATTTACTCCATCGGTGAAGGCACTAGCCACGCAGCTAGCGAGTTTGGCTTTGCTCAAATTTACACCGCAAAAAACGCTCACGGAAACGACTTTGCCGCCGAGATCGCACCGTTTATAAAGGGCAAAAAAACGCTGTTTTTAAGGGCGCTCGAAACGGCTTCGAGCGTTGGTGAAATTTTACGTAAAAGCGGCGTAAATTTGACGCAAATAATCGCTTACGAAAACGTTTTTAAACCGCTTAATGAAGAGCAAAAACCGCCTAAAAATTCGGCGATTATTTTTACATCTCCCTCGGCGGTGCGAAATTTTACTCGAAATTTCGGCTGGGATGAGAGCTATAAAGCCGTCTCTATCGGACTTACGACGGCAAAGGAGCTAGAAGCTTTTGCCTCACCTATAGTGAGTGCCCAGCAAAATATAAATGCCTGCGTAAGCCTCGCAAAAACGCTACTTTAA
- a CDS encoding phosphoribosyltransferase family protein, translating into MSDYRDLMFENQLEAAEKLLEILPKKELVAGEYLIICSSIDSVIMVDSVARGLNLSYEILFCERIFAPNNPECEIAMVSEKDDVVLNDELIRSFGISYDFVYGEADRKYDEKILKNVYKFRKGNLIGDLKDRNILLIDEGCETGLTALTCLKTLMRERVKSVTYATPLIATDVAAAIAPLVDEIYAVHKIANFIEVDFYYENKIEPKPETVLSILEESPFYIPLQKQGDIRACSIQ; encoded by the coding sequence ATGAGCGATTACCGGGATCTTATGTTTGAAAACCAGCTCGAAGCAGCCGAAAAGTTGCTCGAAATTTTGCCCAAAAAAGAACTGGTTGCAGGTGAATATCTGATAATATGTAGCTCTATAGACTCTGTTATCATGGTCGACAGCGTGGCTCGCGGGCTAAATTTGAGCTATGAGATTTTATTTTGCGAGCGCATTTTTGCGCCAAATAACCCAGAGTGTGAGATCGCGATGGTTAGCGAAAAGGACGACGTGGTGCTAAACGACGAGCTGATTAGGAGTTTTGGCATTAGTTACGATTTCGTTTATGGCGAGGCGGATCGCAAATACGACGAGAAAATCCTAAAAAACGTCTATAAATTTAGAAAAGGAAATTTAATCGGTGATCTAAAGGATAGAAATATCCTGCTTATAGACGAGGGCTGCGAGACGGGTCTTACGGCGCTAACCTGCCTAAAAACGCTCATGCGCGAGCGAGTAAAATCAGTCACCTACGCCACGCCGCTCATTGCTACCGACGTCGCCGCAGCTATCGCGCCTCTGGTGGATGAAATTTACGCCGTGCACAAGATCGCGAATTTTATCGAGGTGGATTTTTACTACGAAAATAAAATCGAACCAAAACCAGAAACCGTGCTTTCCATATTAGAGGAGAGTCCATTTTATATACCATTACAAAAACAAGGAGATATCAGGGCATGCAGTATTCAATAG